From the genome of Rathayibacter sp. VKM Ac-2759, one region includes:
- a CDS encoding alpha/beta hydrolase produces MTTEIRGGVVLPARREDIELHTTDGLTLVGELALPLDREPVATLVTLHPLPTHGGFMDSHILRKAAARLPALADLAVLRFNTRGTSSPRGASEGGFGHGTDERADVEAAMAFVAERGLPHPWLVGWSFGTELALKWGREHPIEGAILLSPPLHRASADEVAAWAEDGRPLVALIPEFDDYLRPPEAAERFAAVPQLELVAVDGGKHLWVGEAQTRRVLDEIVRVVAPASSPLPTEWAGEPA; encoded by the coding sequence ATGACGACCGAGATCCGCGGCGGAGTCGTCCTGCCCGCCAGGCGCGAGGACATCGAGCTGCACACGACCGACGGCCTGACGCTGGTCGGCGAGCTGGCCCTGCCGCTCGACCGCGAGCCGGTCGCGACGCTCGTCACGCTGCACCCGCTGCCCACGCACGGCGGATTCATGGACTCCCACATCCTGCGGAAGGCCGCGGCGCGACTGCCGGCTCTCGCCGATCTCGCGGTGCTGCGCTTCAACACCCGCGGCACGAGCTCGCCCCGGGGCGCGAGCGAGGGCGGCTTCGGCCACGGGACGGACGAGCGCGCGGACGTCGAGGCCGCGATGGCGTTCGTCGCCGAGCGCGGACTGCCGCACCCGTGGCTCGTCGGCTGGTCGTTCGGCACCGAGCTCGCCCTCAAGTGGGGGAGGGAGCACCCGATCGAGGGCGCGATCCTCCTCTCGCCGCCGCTGCACCGCGCGTCGGCGGACGAGGTCGCGGCGTGGGCCGAGGACGGTCGGCCGCTCGTCGCGCTGATCCCCGAGTTCGACGACTACCTGCGACCTCCGGAGGCGGCGGAGCGGTTCGCCGCGGTGCCGCAGCTCGAGCTCGTGGCCGTCGACGGCGGCAAGCACCTGTGGGTGGGTGAGGCGCAGACGCGCCGGGTGCTGGACGAGATCGTCCGCGTCGTCGCTCCCGCCTCCTCGCCGCTGCCGACGGAGTGGGCGGGCGAGCCGGCCTGA
- the tsf gene encoding translation elongation factor Ts translates to MATFSLADVKTLREQLGTGMVDTKNALVEADGDLDKAVEILRLKGAKGNAKRADRSTSEGLVAAAENGGVATMIELACETDFVAKGTKFIALADAVLAAVVAAGATTVEEALAAPADGKTVADIINDEAAILGEKVELRRVATVTGEHFAVYLHKTNKDLPPQVGVVVGYSGDDAETARSVAQHISFANPTYLSRDDVPTAEVDNERRIVEEISRGEGKPEAALPKIIEGRVNAYFKQVALFDQDYAKDNKLSVAKVLSDAGLTVSGFARFKVGA, encoded by the coding sequence ATGGCTACTTTCAGCCTCGCTGACGTCAAGACGCTGCGCGAGCAGCTCGGTACCGGCATGGTCGACACGAAGAACGCTCTCGTCGAGGCCGACGGCGACCTGGACAAGGCGGTCGAGATCCTCCGCCTCAAGGGCGCCAAGGGCAACGCGAAGCGCGCCGACCGCTCCACCAGCGAGGGCCTCGTCGCCGCCGCGGAGAACGGCGGAGTCGCGACAATGATCGAGCTCGCGTGCGAGACCGACTTCGTCGCCAAGGGCACGAAGTTCATCGCACTCGCCGACGCCGTGCTCGCCGCGGTCGTCGCCGCCGGCGCGACCACCGTCGAGGAGGCCCTCGCGGCCCCCGCCGACGGCAAGACCGTCGCCGACATCATCAACGACGAGGCCGCGATCCTCGGCGAGAAGGTGGAGCTCCGCCGCGTCGCCACCGTGACCGGTGAGCACTTCGCCGTCTACCTGCACAAGACCAACAAGGACCTGCCCCCGCAGGTCGGCGTGGTCGTGGGCTACTCGGGCGACGACGCCGAGACCGCGCGCTCCGTGGCGCAGCACATCTCGTTCGCCAACCCGACGTACCTCTCGCGCGACGACGTCCCGACCGCCGAGGTCGACAACGAGCGCCGCATCGTCGAGGAGATCTCGCGCGGTGAGGGCAAGCCCGAGGCCGCCCTCCCGAAGATCATCGAGGGACGCGTCAACGCGTACTTCAAGCAGGTCGCGCTGTTCGACCAGGACTACGCGAAGGACAACAAGCTGTCCGTCGCCAAGGTCCTGAGCGACGCGGGTCTGACCGTGTCGGGCTTCGCCCGCTTCAAGGTCGGCGCGTAA
- a CDS encoding sodium:proton antiporter, with protein MDYALLGIAGIITVVTVARFSSRLGIAAPLILVVVGIGASYLPGVPEIEVEPELILAGVLPPLLYSAAIQVPLTDFRRNLRSIFGLSVLLVFVTALVVGLFLYLVLPDLSLPAAIALGAVVSPTDAVAATSIGKKLGLPPRLVTVLEGESLVNDASALVLLRAATAAAAVVGDSVTTDAIDIGEVGVLFVYSVLMAIALGLVMGVLTVFVRSKLSDPVLDTAVSFAVPFLAYIPAEELGASGVLAVVVTGIYTGHNSARFLSPQSRLSERINWRTAQFLLENGVFLLMGAEIKAIIGEVEGGLGADTAVYLGLATVVILIVLRSLFVWPLLLWLRGSGRRAERINRRLKVGVMRLRNSATSDERFRRRQQRAEKLYQRRETDLAATTSEAFGWRGGVILSWSGMRGVVTLAAAQSLPEGTPYRSQLILIAFTVAVVTLLLQGATLPALIRLTGIQGSDGEADRRELATLLDEVASTGIQALPEAVDELPEGSVGPRVLERVRRDTLTRSQVAWEQVERRDDEPLGPHGQYLHLRRAVLLAEREALLEARSRGVYSSRILRRAQLMLDAEETRLEMDDSSH; from the coding sequence GTGGACTACGCGCTGCTAGGGATCGCCGGGATCATCACCGTCGTCACGGTCGCGCGCTTCTCGAGCCGGCTGGGCATCGCGGCCCCGCTGATCCTCGTGGTCGTCGGCATCGGCGCCTCCTACCTCCCGGGCGTCCCCGAGATCGAGGTGGAGCCGGAGCTGATCCTCGCGGGCGTGCTCCCGCCGCTGCTGTACTCGGCGGCGATCCAGGTGCCGCTGACCGACTTCCGCCGCAACCTCCGCTCGATCTTCGGGCTCTCGGTCCTGCTCGTCTTCGTGACGGCGCTGGTCGTCGGCCTGTTCCTCTACCTCGTGCTGCCGGACCTCAGCCTGCCGGCCGCCATCGCGCTGGGCGCTGTCGTCAGTCCCACGGATGCGGTCGCCGCGACCTCGATCGGCAAGAAGCTCGGGCTGCCTCCCCGCCTCGTGACCGTGCTCGAGGGCGAGAGCCTCGTGAACGACGCCTCCGCCCTGGTGCTGCTGCGGGCCGCGACGGCCGCGGCCGCCGTGGTGGGCGACTCCGTGACGACCGACGCGATCGACATCGGCGAGGTCGGAGTGCTGTTCGTCTACTCCGTGCTGATGGCGATCGCGCTCGGGCTGGTGATGGGCGTGCTCACCGTGTTCGTGCGCTCGAAGCTCAGCGACCCCGTGCTCGACACCGCCGTCTCGTTCGCCGTGCCGTTCCTCGCTTACATCCCCGCGGAGGAGCTCGGCGCCTCGGGCGTCCTCGCCGTCGTGGTCACCGGCATCTACACCGGCCACAACAGCGCCCGCTTCCTGAGTCCGCAGTCGCGCCTCAGCGAGCGGATCAACTGGCGGACGGCGCAGTTCCTCCTCGAGAACGGCGTGTTCCTCCTGATGGGCGCCGAGATCAAGGCGATCATCGGCGAGGTCGAGGGTGGGCTCGGAGCCGACACCGCGGTGTACCTGGGCCTTGCGACGGTGGTCATCCTGATCGTGCTGCGGTCCCTCTTCGTCTGGCCGCTGCTGCTGTGGCTCCGCGGCTCGGGGCGCCGGGCCGAGCGCATCAACCGGCGGTTGAAGGTCGGGGTGATGCGGCTGCGCAACAGCGCGACGAGCGACGAGCGGTTCCGGAGGCGCCAGCAGCGGGCCGAGAAGCTCTACCAGCGCCGCGAGACCGACCTGGCGGCGACCACGAGCGAGGCCTTCGGCTGGCGGGGCGGGGTGATCCTGTCGTGGTCGGGGATGCGCGGCGTGGTCACGCTCGCCGCGGCGCAGTCGCTCCCGGAGGGCACGCCCTACCGCTCGCAGCTGATCCTGATCGCGTTCACGGTCGCCGTGGTGACCCTCCTGCTGCAGGGAGCGACGCTGCCCGCGCTGATCCGTCTGACCGGGATCCAGGGAAGCGACGGCGAGGCCGACCGCCGCGAGCTCGCGACGCTCCTCGACGAGGTGGCGTCGACCGGCATCCAGGCGCTCCCGGAGGCGGTGGACGAGCTCCCCGAGGGCAGCGTCGGCCCGCGGGTGCTCGAGCGCGTCCGCCGCGACACCCTCACCCGGTCGCAGGTGGCGTGGGAGCAGGTGGAGCGGCGCGACGACGAGCCGCTCGGCCCGCACGGGCAGTACCTCCACCTGCGGCGCGCGGTGCTGCTCGCCGAGCGCGAGGCCCTGCTGGAGGCGCGCAGCCGCGGCGTCTACTCCTCCCGCATCCTGCGCCGCGCGCAGCTGATGCTCGACGCCGAGGAGACGCGACTCGAGATGGACGACAGCTCGCACTGA
- the pyrH gene encoding UMP kinase: protein MTTGKRRRVLLKLSGEAFGAGTLGVNPDVISALAREIADAATEVEISVVVGGGNFFRGAELSQRGMDRGRADYMGMLGTVMNSLALQDFLEQAGAETRVQSAIAMTQVAEPYIPRRAIRHMEKGRVVIFGAGAGLPFFSTDTVAAQRALETHADVVLVAKNGVDGVYDADPRTNPDAKKLDTLTYQEALQRGLKVVDSTAFSLCMDNGMPMQVFGMEPAGNVAKAIRGAQLGTLVSN from the coding sequence ATGACGACGGGCAAGCGCCGCAGGGTGCTTCTGAAGCTGTCGGGAGAGGCGTTCGGAGCCGGGACGCTCGGCGTCAACCCGGATGTCATCAGCGCCCTCGCGCGCGAGATCGCCGATGCGGCGACCGAGGTCGAGATCTCGGTCGTGGTCGGCGGCGGCAACTTCTTCCGCGGCGCCGAGCTGTCGCAGCGCGGCATGGACCGCGGCCGCGCCGACTACATGGGCATGCTGGGCACCGTGATGAACTCCCTCGCCCTTCAGGACTTCCTCGAGCAGGCCGGAGCGGAGACGCGTGTGCAGTCGGCCATCGCGATGACGCAGGTCGCCGAGCCCTACATCCCCCGCCGCGCGATCCGCCACATGGAGAAGGGCCGCGTCGTCATCTTCGGCGCCGGCGCCGGCCTCCCGTTCTTCTCGACCGACACGGTCGCCGCGCAGCGCGCACTCGAGACGCACGCCGACGTCGTCCTCGTCGCGAAGAACGGCGTCGACGGCGTCTACGACGCCGACCCGCGGACGAACCCCGACGCCAAGAAGCTCGACACCCTCACGTACCAGGAGGCGCTCCAGCGGGGCCTCAAGGTCGTCGACTCGACCGCGTTCAGCCTCTGCATGGACAACGGCATGCCGATGCAGGTCTTCGGGATGGAGCCCGCCGGCAACGTCGCCAAGGCCATCCGGGGGGCCCAGCTCGGCACCCTCGTCTCGAACTAG
- the rpsB gene encoding 30S ribosomal protein S2 yields the protein MAVVTMRQLLDSGVHFGHQTRRWNPKMKRFILTERSGSYIIDLQQSLAYIDKTYDFVKETVAHGGTILFVGTKKQAQNAISEQATRVGQPYVNQRWLGGLLTNFQTVSKRLARMKELEELDFDDTAKSGFTKKELLIKKRELDKLHKSLGGIRNLSKTPSALWVVDTKKEHLAIDEAKKLGIPVIGILDTNCDPDEVQYPIPGNDDAIRSVSLLTRIVADAAAEGLIQRHQKPEAEGNVSAVEPLAEWEKELLTSGTPDAAVEEPNEQAGAETEKVADAESETIDEAVADAEAPAAETAADEAPAADETTVESSTDETAKA from the coding sequence ATGGCAGTCGTCACCATGCGCCAGCTGCTCGACAGCGGCGTCCACTTCGGGCACCAGACCCGTCGCTGGAACCCCAAGATGAAGCGCTTCATCCTGACCGAGCGCTCGGGCAGCTACATCATCGACCTCCAGCAGTCGCTGGCCTACATCGACAAGACCTACGACTTCGTCAAGGAGACGGTCGCCCACGGCGGCACCATCCTCTTCGTCGGCACGAAGAAGCAGGCGCAGAACGCGATCTCGGAGCAGGCGACCCGCGTCGGCCAGCCCTACGTCAACCAGCGCTGGCTCGGTGGTCTGCTGACCAACTTCCAGACCGTCTCCAAGCGCCTCGCGCGCATGAAGGAGCTCGAGGAGCTCGACTTCGACGACACCGCCAAGAGCGGCTTCACGAAGAAGGAACTCCTCATCAAGAAGCGCGAGCTCGACAAGCTGCACAAGTCGCTCGGCGGTATCCGCAACCTCTCGAAGACGCCGTCGGCCCTGTGGGTCGTCGACACCAAGAAGGAGCACCTCGCGATCGACGAGGCCAAGAAGCTGGGCATCCCGGTCATCGGCATCCTCGACACGAACTGCGACCCCGACGAGGTCCAGTACCCGATCCCGGGCAACGACGACGCGATCCGCTCGGTGAGCCTGCTCACCCGCATCGTCGCCGACGCCGCGGCCGAGGGCCTCATCCAGCGTCACCAGAAGCCCGAGGCCGAGGGCAACGTCTCCGCCGTCGAGCCCCTCGCCGAGTGGGAGAAGGAGCTGCTCACGTCGGGCACCCCCGATGCCGCCGTCGAGGAGCCGAACGAGCAGGCCGGCGCGGAGACCGAGAAGGTCGCCGACGCCGAGTCCGAGACGATCGACGAGGCCGTCGCCGACGCCGAGGCGCCCGCCGCCGAGACCGCTGCCGACGAGGCGCCCGCCGCCGACGAGACCACGGTCGAGTCCTCGACCGACGAGACCGCCAAGGCCTGA
- a CDS encoding sugar porter family MFS transporter — protein MTSGRSDTTPNPSAAKLRRKVIGLAVAAAVGGFLFGFDSSVVNGAVEAVQGEFELSAALIGFAVASALLGCALGAYLAGRLADRWGRIKVMLLGAVLFLVSSIGAGAAFAVWDLVLWRVVGGLGIGIASVIAPTYISEIAPKAIRGALASLQQLAITLGIFAALLSDTLIANGADGASEPYWFGVAAWRWMFIACAVPAVVYGLLALTLPESPRYLATRGKTEEARKVLATVTPRDEVDDALNDIQKKINEDAENAQKSSLRGPALGLLPVVWVGILLSVFQQFVGINVIFYYSTSLWSAVGFDESNSFAISVFTSVVNVVVTFVAIFLVDKVGRKPLLLVGSAGMAISLALMAIAFSQSTISGEDVSLPGAWGPIALVSANAFVVFFGATWGPLVWVLLGEIFPNRIRAAALGLAASAQWIANFAITVTFPILSQDVSLTLAYGLYATFAALSFIFVFMFVPETKGRSLEEMDTLHIRTVMKSARK, from the coding sequence ATGACCAGCGGACGATCTGACACCACCCCGAACCCCTCGGCGGCGAAGCTGCGGAGGAAGGTGATCGGCCTCGCAGTGGCCGCGGCGGTCGGCGGATTCCTCTTCGGCTTCGACTCCTCCGTCGTGAACGGCGCGGTCGAGGCGGTGCAGGGCGAGTTCGAGCTGTCGGCCGCGCTGATCGGCTTCGCGGTCGCCTCCGCTCTGCTCGGCTGCGCGCTCGGCGCGTACCTCGCGGGACGTCTGGCCGACCGCTGGGGTCGCATCAAGGTGATGCTGCTCGGCGCCGTCCTCTTCCTCGTCTCCTCGATCGGCGCCGGCGCCGCCTTCGCCGTCTGGGACCTCGTGCTCTGGCGCGTGGTCGGCGGACTCGGCATCGGCATCGCCTCGGTCATCGCGCCGACCTACATCTCCGAGATCGCGCCCAAGGCGATCCGCGGCGCGCTCGCGTCGCTCCAGCAGCTGGCGATCACGCTCGGCATCTTCGCCGCGCTGCTCTCGGACACCCTCATCGCGAACGGCGCCGACGGCGCCTCCGAGCCGTACTGGTTCGGCGTGGCCGCCTGGCGCTGGATGTTCATCGCCTGCGCCGTCCCCGCTGTCGTCTACGGGCTGCTCGCCCTCACGCTGCCGGAGTCGCCGCGCTACCTCGCGACCCGCGGCAAGACGGAGGAGGCGCGCAAGGTGCTCGCGACCGTCACGCCCCGTGACGAGGTCGACGACGCGCTCAACGACATCCAGAAGAAGATCAACGAGGACGCCGAGAACGCGCAGAAGTCGAGCCTCCGCGGACCGGCGCTGGGCCTGCTGCCCGTCGTCTGGGTCGGCATCCTGCTCTCGGTGTTCCAGCAGTTCGTCGGCATCAACGTGATCTTCTACTACTCCACCTCGCTGTGGAGCGCGGTCGGCTTCGACGAGTCGAACTCGTTCGCCATCTCGGTGTTCACCTCGGTCGTCAACGTCGTCGTCACGTTCGTCGCGATCTTCCTCGTCGACAAGGTCGGCCGGAAGCCGCTGCTGCTGGTCGGCTCCGCGGGCATGGCGATCTCGCTCGCTCTCATGGCCATCGCGTTCAGCCAGTCGACGATCAGCGGCGAGGACGTCTCGCTGCCCGGCGCCTGGGGTCCGATCGCCCTGGTCTCGGCCAACGCCTTCGTCGTCTTCTTCGGCGCGACCTGGGGACCGCTGGTCTGGGTCCTCCTCGGCGAGATCTTCCCGAACCGCATCCGCGCCGCCGCCCTCGGCCTGGCCGCCTCCGCGCAGTGGATCGCCAACTTCGCCATCACGGTGACGTTCCCGATCCTCTCGCAGGACGTCTCGCTGACCCTCGCCTACGGCCTGTACGCGACGTTCGCCGCGCTGTCGTTCATCTTCGTCTTCATGTTCGTGCCGGAGACCAAGGGTCGGTCGCTCGAGGAGATGGACACGCTGCACATCCGCACCGTCATGAAGTCCGCGCGCAAGTAG
- a CDS encoding lytic transglycosylase domain-containing protein, which produces MHQERPVTPAPVSRPSAVKAPAPRRTGSRARVPLAFLAFAASIAFVMVNVVDPSSGAVASPYYQAPARFDGDPAQRLIVAGDIERTVQRDTFDAQAKPTPTPTPTPTPTETAEAEEEDESEATSTPVARAAAPDPGSAKAIAYDMIVQRGWADSEYDCLVLLWNRESGWNVYAENTSSGAYGIPQALPGSKMASAGGDWATSASTQITWGLGYISGRYGSPCGAWAHSEDVGWY; this is translated from the coding sequence ATGCATCAGGAACGACCCGTCACCCCGGCACCCGTCTCCCGGCCCTCGGCCGTCAAGGCGCCGGCCCCTCGCCGCACCGGATCCCGGGCCCGCGTGCCCCTCGCGTTCCTCGCCTTCGCCGCCTCCATCGCCTTCGTGATGGTCAACGTCGTCGATCCCTCCAGCGGAGCCGTGGCCTCGCCGTACTACCAGGCCCCCGCCCGCTTCGACGGCGATCCCGCGCAGCGTCTCATCGTCGCCGGCGACATCGAGCGCACGGTCCAGCGCGACACGTTCGACGCGCAGGCGAAGCCCACGCCGACCCCCACTCCCACCCCGACCCCCACCGAGACGGCGGAGGCCGAGGAGGAGGACGAGTCGGAGGCGACCTCGACCCCCGTCGCCCGTGCCGCCGCTCCCGACCCCGGCTCGGCCAAGGCGATCGCGTACGACATGATCGTGCAGCGTGGCTGGGCCGACAGCGAGTACGACTGCCTGGTCCTGCTCTGGAACCGCGAGTCCGGCTGGAACGTGTACGCCGAGAACACGTCGAGCGGTGCCTACGGCATCCCGCAGGCCCTGCCCGGCAGCAAGATGGCGAGTGCGGGCGGCGACTGGGCGACCAGCGCGAGCACCCAGATCACCTGGGGTCTCGGCTACATCTCGGGCCGCTACGGATCGCCGTGCGGCGCGTGGGCGCACTCCGAGGACGTCGGCTGGTACTGA
- the frr gene encoding ribosome recycling factor produces the protein MISDVLADAKTKMGKAVEVAKEDFSSVRTGRANPGMFQKVLVSYYGTPTPLAQLASMQNQEARTLLVTPYDKGSLRDIEQAIRDMPNLGANPTNDGSVIRVTLPELTTERRKEFVKVVRTKAEDAKIAVRNIRRKAKDDLDALKGDIGDDELSRGEKELEALTKQHVDAIDEALKRKETELLEV, from the coding sequence GTGATCTCGGATGTACTGGCCGACGCGAAGACCAAGATGGGCAAGGCCGTCGAGGTCGCCAAGGAGGACTTCTCGTCGGTCCGCACCGGCCGTGCGAACCCCGGCATGTTCCAGAAGGTGCTGGTGAGCTACTACGGCACCCCGACGCCGCTGGCGCAGCTCGCGTCGATGCAGAACCAGGAGGCGCGCACGCTCCTCGTCACGCCCTACGACAAGGGCTCGCTGCGCGACATCGAGCAGGCCATCCGGGACATGCCGAACCTCGGCGCCAACCCGACCAACGACGGCTCGGTCATCCGCGTCACCCTCCCCGAGCTCACGACCGAGCGCCGCAAGGAGTTCGTGAAGGTCGTCCGCACGAAGGCCGAGGACGCGAAGATCGCCGTCCGCAACATCCGCCGCAAGGCGAAGGACGACCTCGACGCGCTGAAGGGCGACATCGGCGACGACGAGCTCTCGCGCGGCGAGAAGGAGCTCGAGGCGCTCACGAAGCAGCACGTCGACGCGATCGACGAGGCGCTCAAGCGCAAGGAAACCGAACTCCTCGAGGTGTAG
- a CDS encoding DivIVA domain-containing protein, with amino-acid sequence MDAPFPYARESRPGYDTAEVDSFLASAREAYAQLSGGPADLRAADLRHTAFSLKKGGYSAPHVDAALERLEDAFALRERQYAISAQGEEQWLQEARSTAQEVVNRLARPARERFQHAGVLTTGYNIRQVDAFADRISGYFRDGSVLTVDDVRTVSFAPQRGGYSEPQVDLVLDTVVDVMLAVR; translated from the coding sequence ATGGACGCTCCCTTCCCCTACGCGCGCGAGTCCCGCCCCGGCTACGACACCGCCGAGGTCGACTCGTTCCTGGCGTCGGCCCGCGAGGCGTACGCGCAGCTCTCCGGCGGACCGGCCGACCTGCGGGCCGCCGACCTCCGCCACACGGCGTTCTCGCTCAAGAAGGGCGGCTACTCCGCCCCGCACGTCGACGCCGCCCTCGAGCGACTCGAGGACGCGTTCGCGCTCCGCGAGCGCCAGTACGCGATCTCGGCGCAGGGCGAGGAGCAGTGGCTGCAGGAGGCGCGCTCGACGGCGCAGGAGGTCGTCAACCGGCTCGCGCGCCCCGCCCGGGAGCGCTTCCAGCACGCCGGTGTGCTCACCACCGGCTACAACATCCGACAGGTCGACGCCTTCGCGGACCGCATCTCCGGCTACTTCCGCGACGGCTCCGTCCTCACGGTCGACGACGTCCGCACCGTCTCCTTCGCTCCCCAGCGCGGCGGGTACTCGGAGCCGCAGGTCGACCTCGTGCTCGACACCGTGGTCGACGTGATGCTGGCGGTCCGCTGA
- a CDS encoding phosphatidate cytidylyltransferase, with protein MVTRDALRARAQQGRADVERQLEATRAQLEATNDRLTARSGRNLVSATLIGIVGVSVMLVSLLVVKELFMVLAGALVLLAALELSNALRHAGRDIPRIPTGIVAVVAVPAAYYGGISGGFLAVLLGSLVIALWRLVEQLVKHTSSTRRDLLLDLGLGAFVQAYVTFLGAFAIRLVAEPGGQLWALSFLVLAIVVDTGAYASGLTWGKHPMAPRISPKKTWEGFAGAGVAGVVAGVLLAVLLLGQEWWVGALFGAVILLTATVGDLAESLIKRDIGIKDMSTWLPGHGGILDRLDSILPSAAAAYVLYSVFAR; from the coding sequence ATGGTCACGCGCGACGCCCTGAGGGCGCGCGCCCAGCAGGGCCGAGCGGACGTCGAGAGGCAGCTCGAGGCTACCCGGGCGCAGCTCGAGGCCACGAACGACCGCCTGACGGCGCGGTCCGGGCGCAACCTCGTGTCGGCGACGCTCATCGGGATCGTCGGCGTGAGCGTGATGCTCGTCAGCCTGCTCGTGGTCAAAGAGCTCTTCATGGTGCTCGCCGGCGCGCTCGTGCTCCTCGCGGCGCTCGAGCTCTCCAATGCACTGCGCCACGCCGGTCGCGACATCCCGCGCATCCCGACGGGGATCGTCGCGGTCGTCGCGGTGCCGGCCGCCTACTACGGGGGCATCTCGGGCGGGTTCCTCGCGGTCCTCCTGGGCTCCCTCGTCATCGCGCTCTGGCGTCTCGTCGAGCAGCTCGTCAAGCACACCTCGTCGACGCGCCGCGACCTTCTGCTCGATCTCGGCCTCGGCGCGTTCGTGCAGGCCTACGTCACGTTCCTCGGCGCGTTCGCGATCCGCCTGGTGGCGGAGCCGGGCGGACAGCTCTGGGCGCTGTCGTTCCTCGTCCTGGCGATCGTGGTCGACACGGGCGCGTACGCCAGCGGGCTCACCTGGGGCAAGCACCCGATGGCCCCGCGCATCAGCCCGAAGAAGACCTGGGAGGGCTTCGCGGGCGCCGGTGTCGCGGGCGTGGTGGCGGGCGTCCTGCTCGCCGTGCTCCTGCTCGGCCAGGAGTGGTGGGTGGGCGCGCTCTTCGGCGCCGTCATCCTCCTGACCGCGACCGTCGGCGATCTCGCCGAGTCGCTCATCAAGCGCGACATCGGCATCAAGGACATGAGCACGTGGCTCCCGGGTCACGGCGGGATCCTCGACCGGCTCGACTCGATCCTGCCGTCGGCCGCCGCGGCGTACGTGCTGTACTCCGTCTTCGCCCGCTGA
- a CDS encoding DivIVA domain-containing protein translates to MASDEAEFTQVFRGYDRDEVDKAIQGLRRELIHANTQAAESGREVKRLSSRIDGLEKELQQVGAPTYAGLGAKLEHTLRVAEEQSERLIAQAENDASALRRSTRDDGDRILQEARDEAERLITEARRRADRNRNESEAQAAATLGKAADDRDVMTQDAVREAAAIRGTVATEAAETRATAKREAAAIRSEAEREAAEMRAVAAREVEVARAEAARLTQSTELLRAEVASEVDRLRAAVAAEVAEARAAVEAEILTARADIEAELAGGRANAARELADQRTRLAQERADAVALLDAELAGLRAAANDEAAALSRDVEQARIDLVVELAARREEADRDYLVRHQEAVAQTQRYLDESNLQLADAIRRANDKRLEADELRSDALDETTRLRRDAQDESDRLLDEARDRAQKIVADAERRTRELVSSAEGRLDEIRTERDAIAGYVTGLRGLIGHIDGMSDEGSKDSDDSGASQDSDDSQDSDADEKHGDSKA, encoded by the coding sequence GTGGCAAGCGACGAGGCCGAATTCACCCAGGTGTTCCGTGGTTACGACCGGGACGAGGTCGACAAGGCCATCCAGGGTCTGCGGCGCGAGCTGATCCACGCGAACACGCAGGCCGCCGAGAGCGGCCGCGAGGTCAAGCGGCTCTCCTCCCGCATCGACGGCCTCGAGAAGGAGCTGCAGCAGGTCGGCGCACCGACCTACGCGGGCCTCGGAGCCAAGCTCGAGCACACGCTCCGGGTCGCGGAGGAGCAGTCGGAGCGGCTGATCGCCCAGGCCGAGAACGACGCCTCCGCGCTCCGTCGCTCGACCCGCGACGACGGCGACCGCATCCTGCAGGAGGCGCGCGACGAGGCCGAGCGCCTGATCACGGAGGCGCGCCGCCGAGCCGACCGCAACCGCAACGAGTCCGAGGCGCAGGCCGCGGCGACGCTGGGCAAGGCGGCGGACGACCGCGACGTGATGACGCAGGACGCCGTTCGCGAGGCCGCTGCGATCCGCGGCACCGTGGCGACCGAGGCCGCCGAGACGCGCGCCACCGCCAAGCGCGAGGCCGCCGCCATCCGGTCCGAGGCGGAGCGGGAGGCCGCCGAGATGCGCGCCGTCGCCGCCCGCGAGGTCGAGGTGGCGCGCGCCGAGGCCGCCCGGCTCACCCAGAGCACCGAGCTGCTGCGCGCCGAGGTCGCCTCCGAGGTCGACCGCCTGCGGGCCGCGGTCGCCGCCGAGGTCGCCGAGGCGCGCGCCGCCGTCGAGGCCGAGATCCTCACCGCTCGCGCCGACATCGAGGCCGAGCTCGCCGGAGGACGCGCGAACGCCGCCCGCGAGCTGGCCGATCAGCGCACCCGCCTCGCGCAGGAGCGGGCGGACGCCGTGGCGCTGCTCGACGCCGAGCTGGCGGGCCTCCGCGCCGCTGCGAACGACGAGGCCGCGGCCCTGTCGCGCGACGTCGAGCAGGCGCGCATCGACCTGGTGGTCGAGCTCGCCGCCCGCCGCGAGGAGGCCGACCGCGACTACCTCGTCCGCCACCAGGAGGCGGTCGCGCAGACCCAGCGCTACCTCGACGAGTCGAACCTGCAGCTCGCCGACGCGATCCGCCGCGCGAACGACAAGCGGCTCGAGGCCGACGAGCTGCGCAGCGACGCGCTCGACGAGACCACCCGGCTCCGCCGCGACGCGCAGGACGAGTCGGACCGGCTGCTCGACGAGGCGCGCGACCGGGCGCAGAAGATCGTCGCCGACGCGGAGCGCCGCACCCGCGAGCTCGTCTCGTCGGCGGAGGGGCGACTGGACGAGATCCGCACCGAGCGCGACGCCATCGCCGGCTACGTCACGGGTCTGCGCGGCCTGATCGGCCACATCGACGGGATGTCGGACGAGGGCTCGAAGGACTCGGACGACTCCGGCGCCTCGCAGGACTCCGACGACTCGCAGGACTCGGACGCCGACGAGAAGCACGGCGACTCGAAGGCCTGA